Proteins encoded within one genomic window of Couchioplanes caeruleus:
- the dacB gene encoding D-alanyl-D-alanine carboxypeptidase/D-alanyl-D-alanine endopeptidase — protein MSLAILILVVLTAGTVVLVRPGPVDDWLSGDPAKPSVAARAPEPAPSPVLVAAGTGGTAPTAAGIEAAIGPLVDAPALGSRVNVSIVDAATGEALYEKNAETKTTPASTTKLLTAATVLATRGPAYRLSTRAVAGAEPGEVVLIGGGDPSLAVDGDDLFPGAARLDKLAEKVKKALGARKPTRVVIDTSLFTGPETGPGWEDGLIEDGQVARIQALMTNGGRVEPVHNEFGGDERFADPALAAGRAFAAQLGLPETAVREGEAPAAAASSAPAAGGPGTELGVVQSPPLVHVLDWMLEQSDNVLAEALARQVALATGKEASFAGASAAMRAELAELGLPADQAELSDASGLSLDNRISPGLLTDLLSLAASGKHPALGGMFGGLPVAGWSGTLKSRFTDPTSNRVGQGLVRAKTGSLTGVNAISGNLITKDGRLLVFAVLADATGETGAARQALDRIAAKLVTCGCQ, from the coding sequence GTGTCCCTCGCGATCTTGATCTTGGTGGTGCTGACCGCGGGAACGGTCGTCCTGGTCCGGCCCGGACCGGTCGACGACTGGTTGTCGGGCGACCCGGCGAAGCCGTCGGTGGCCGCACGCGCCCCCGAGCCGGCCCCGTCGCCCGTGCTGGTCGCGGCCGGCACCGGCGGCACCGCACCCACCGCCGCCGGCATCGAGGCGGCCATCGGCCCGCTGGTCGACGCCCCGGCCCTCGGCTCCCGGGTCAACGTCTCGATCGTGGACGCGGCGACCGGCGAGGCGTTGTACGAGAAGAACGCCGAGACGAAGACGACCCCCGCCTCCACCACCAAGCTGCTCACCGCGGCGACCGTGCTGGCCACCCGCGGCCCGGCCTACCGGCTGAGCACCCGCGCCGTGGCCGGCGCCGAGCCGGGCGAGGTCGTCCTGATCGGCGGCGGCGATCCCTCGCTCGCGGTCGACGGCGACGATCTGTTCCCGGGCGCGGCCCGCCTCGACAAGCTCGCCGAGAAGGTCAAGAAGGCCCTCGGTGCCCGGAAGCCGACCCGGGTCGTGATCGATACCTCGCTCTTCACCGGCCCGGAGACCGGGCCAGGCTGGGAGGACGGCCTCATCGAGGACGGCCAGGTGGCCCGGATCCAGGCGTTGATGACCAACGGCGGGCGCGTCGAGCCGGTGCACAACGAATTCGGCGGCGACGAGCGGTTCGCCGACCCGGCGCTCGCGGCCGGCCGGGCCTTCGCCGCGCAGCTCGGTCTGCCCGAGACGGCCGTGCGCGAGGGCGAGGCCCCGGCTGCCGCGGCGTCGTCCGCCCCCGCCGCTGGCGGCCCCGGCACCGAGCTGGGTGTGGTGCAGTCGCCGCCGCTCGTGCACGTGCTCGACTGGATGCTCGAGCAGAGCGACAACGTCCTCGCCGAGGCCCTGGCCCGGCAGGTCGCCCTGGCCACCGGCAAGGAGGCGTCCTTCGCGGGCGCGTCCGCCGCCATGCGCGCCGAACTGGCCGAGCTGGGGCTCCCCGCCGACCAGGCCGAGCTGTCCGACGCGAGCGGCCTGTCGCTGGACAACCGCATCAGTCCCGGCCTGCTCACCGATCTGCTGTCCCTCGCCGCGAGCGGCAAGCACCCCGCGCTGGGCGGCATGTTCGGGGGCCTGCCGGTGGCCGGTTGGTCCGGCACCCTGAAGTCGCGTTTCACCGACCCCACGAGCAACCGGGTGGGCCAGGGTCTGGTCCGGGCCAAGACCGGCTCGCTCACCGGGGTGAACGCCATCTCCGGCAACCTGATCACCAAGGACGGCCGGCTGCTGGTCTTCGCGGTCCTGGCGGACGCGACCGGCGAGACCGGCGCGGCGCGCCAGGCGCTCGACCGGATCGCCGCCAAGCTCGTGACCTGCGGCTGCCAGTAA
- a CDS encoding zinc-dependent metalloprotease: MAQFVDWDLAAATAGALSKSGPAVSYEEAMQVVTQLRELTDEARGHVAAYTGLTPQVEGPPVRIVDRKDWAAINIAGLKEVIIPLVSRLSGNRQPGALTDAIGSRVTGVQAGTVLAYLSGRVLGQYEVFSAEPGQLLLNAPNIVEVERKLDADPRDFRLWVCLHEVTHLTQFQAVPWMRGYFLGEVQAFVDASQSGEHILERLRRGVATLSDALRDPESRSSVLDIVQTPAQKAVLDRLTALMTLLEGHAEFVMDGVGPEVIGSVESIRAKFNQRRESGNPLEKAIRRLLGIEVKMRQYAEGRKFVHGVVERIGMAGFNKIFSSPLTLPRLEELSDPDAWVARVHGPVGLAS; encoded by the coding sequence ATGGCGCAGTTCGTTGACTGGGATCTGGCCGCCGCCACCGCGGGCGCGCTGTCGAAATCCGGCCCCGCGGTGTCCTACGAGGAAGCCATGCAGGTGGTCACCCAGCTGCGCGAGCTGACCGACGAGGCGCGCGGTCACGTCGCCGCGTACACCGGGCTGACCCCGCAGGTGGAGGGTCCGCCGGTGCGGATCGTCGACCGCAAGGACTGGGCGGCGATCAACATCGCCGGCCTCAAGGAAGTGATCATCCCGCTGGTCAGCCGGCTGTCCGGCAACCGCCAGCCGGGTGCGCTGACCGACGCGATCGGCTCCCGGGTCACCGGCGTGCAGGCCGGCACCGTGCTGGCGTACCTGTCCGGGCGTGTGCTCGGCCAGTACGAGGTCTTCTCCGCCGAGCCGGGCCAGTTGCTGCTCAACGCGCCCAACATCGTCGAGGTGGAGCGCAAGCTCGACGCCGACCCGCGGGACTTCCGGCTGTGGGTCTGCCTGCACGAGGTCACCCACCTCACCCAGTTCCAGGCCGTGCCCTGGATGCGCGGCTACTTCCTCGGCGAGGTGCAGGCCTTCGTGGACGCCTCGCAGAGCGGCGAGCACATCCTCGAGCGCCTGCGCCGCGGGGTCGCCACGCTGTCGGACGCGCTGCGCGACCCGGAGAGCCGCTCCTCGGTGCTCGACATCGTGCAGACCCCGGCGCAGAAGGCCGTCCTCGATCGCCTGACGGCCCTGATGACGCTGCTGGAGGGACACGCCGAGTTCGTGATGGACGGCGTCGGCCCGGAGGTGATCGGCTCGGTCGAGTCCATCCGCGCCAAGTTCAACCAGCGCCGCGAGAGCGGCAACCCCCTGGAGAAGGCCATCCGGCGGCTGCTCGGCATCGAGGTCAAGATGCGTCAGTACGCCGAGGGCCGCAAGTTCGTGCACGGCGTCGTCGAGCGGATCGGCATGGCCGGCTTCAACAAGATCTTCAGCTCCCCGCTGACCCTGCCCCGGCTGGAGGAACTGAGCGACCCGGACGCGTGGGTGGCCCGGGTGCACGGACCGGTCGGGCTCGCCTCGTAA
- the tilS gene encoding tRNA lysidine(34) synthetase TilS, translating to MARIPPPVATVRAAVRRELTSGPVLVACSGGADSLALAAAAAFVAPRLGIAAGLVTVDHGLQDGSAARAASVAQWGRAAGFDPVEVATVDVAGRPGGPEAAARDARYEALSAAAQRSGATVVLLGHTRDDQAETVLLALARGAGPRGLAGMPRRKGLFVRPLLDVSRADTRGACAALGLAAWEDPHNADPAYARARVRADALPALAAALGPAVVANLARTASLLAADVAYLDEVAAEALATARTSAGLSVTALSRLPEAIRGRVLHAWAAELGAPGAALSHRHVAALDALVTGWHGQGPAALPEGILVARRAGDLVRASL from the coding sequence GTGGCCCGCATCCCGCCACCGGTGGCGACCGTTCGTGCGGCGGTACGGCGAGAGCTGACCTCCGGGCCGGTCCTCGTCGCCTGCTCCGGCGGTGCCGATTCGCTGGCCCTCGCCGCGGCGGCGGCGTTCGTGGCACCCCGGCTCGGCATCGCCGCCGGCCTGGTCACGGTCGACCACGGGCTGCAGGACGGCTCGGCCGCGAGGGCGGCCTCCGTCGCGCAGTGGGGACGTGCGGCCGGGTTCGACCCCGTCGAGGTGGCCACCGTCGACGTGGCGGGACGCCCGGGCGGACCCGAGGCGGCCGCCCGCGACGCCCGCTACGAGGCGCTCTCCGCGGCCGCGCAACGCTCCGGCGCCACGGTGGTGCTGCTCGGGCACACCCGCGACGACCAGGCCGAGACCGTGCTGCTGGCGCTCGCCCGGGGTGCCGGCCCCCGCGGGCTGGCCGGGATGCCGCGCCGAAAGGGGCTCTTCGTCCGCCCGCTGCTGGACGTCTCGCGCGCCGACACCCGTGGCGCCTGCGCCGCTCTCGGCCTCGCGGCCTGGGAGGACCCGCACAACGCCGACCCCGCGTACGCCCGTGCCCGGGTCCGCGCGGACGCGTTGCCGGCACTGGCCGCCGCGCTCGGGCCCGCCGTCGTCGCCAACCTCGCCCGGACCGCCTCGCTGCTGGCCGCCGACGTCGCCTACCTGGACGAGGTCGCCGCGGAGGCGCTGGCTACCGCGCGCACGTCCGCGGGTCTTTCCGTCACGGCCCTGTCGCGGCTGCCGGAGGCGATCCGGGGTCGCGTGCTGCATGCCTGGGCCGCCGAGCTGGGCGCGCCGGGCGCCGCCCTCTCCCACCGGCACGTCGCCGCCCTCGACGCCCTGGTCACCGGGTGGCACGGCCAGGGTCCGGCCGCGCTGCCGGAGGGCATCCTGGTGGCCCGCCGAGCGGGTGATCTCGTCCGCGCATCGCTGTGA
- the hpt gene encoding hypoxanthine phosphoribosyltransferase, with protein sequence MADGSWYDADIDRVIISEEQIREKTEELAKQVAADYADAEGGVLLVCVLKGAVMFMADFARALGRQGPYSEMEFMAVSSYGSGTTSSGVVRILKDLDRDITGRHVVIVEDIVDSGLTLSWLMKYLRSRQPESVEVVALFRKPDAIKVPVPTKYVGFDIPNEFVVGYGLDFAERYREVPYVGVLKPEVYARS encoded by the coding sequence ATGGCAGACGGCTCCTGGTACGACGCCGACATCGACCGCGTGATCATCTCCGAGGAGCAGATCCGCGAGAAGACCGAAGAGCTGGCGAAGCAGGTCGCCGCCGACTATGCGGATGCCGAGGGTGGCGTTCTGCTGGTCTGCGTGCTCAAGGGTGCGGTCATGTTCATGGCGGACTTCGCCCGCGCGCTGGGACGGCAGGGTCCCTACTCCGAGATGGAGTTCATGGCCGTCTCGTCGTACGGCTCCGGCACCACCTCGTCCGGGGTGGTGCGCATCCTCAAGGACCTGGACCGCGACATCACCGGCCGGCACGTGGTGATCGTCGAGGACATCGTCGACTCCGGCCTGACCCTGTCCTGGCTGATGAAGTACCTGCGGTCCCGCCAGCCGGAGAGCGTCGAGGTCGTGGCCCTGTTCCGCAAGCCCGACGCGATCAAGGTCCCGGTGCCGACCAAGTACGTCGGCTTCGACATCCCGAACGAGTTCGTGGTCGGATACGGCCTGGACTTCGCTGAGCGTTACCGCGAGGTGCCATACGTGGGAGTGCTGAAGCCCGAGGTCTACGCCCGTAGCTGA
- the ftsH gene encoding ATP-dependent zinc metalloprotease FtsH, translating into MERTRFFRRPVVWIILVIFGAIALSSFFTSGPSYHRVKTSVVLDRLSQPNIKNVVLQDKEQTLQLELASPERFGEKNSDKIETQYPYELSEQIWNQVKEAKAAGRITGTFDAEVSGDSILLTLLVNLLPIAILVILLLLFMSQMQGGGSRVLNFGKSKAKMLTKDMPKTTFADVAGADEAVEELQEIKDFLQNPAKYQALGAKIPKGVLLFGQPGTGKTLLARAVAGEAGVPFYSISGSDFVEMFVGVGASRVRDLFEQAKANAPAIVFVDEIDAVGRHRGAGMGGGHDEREQTLNQLLVEMDGFDTKGGVILIAATNRPDILDPALLRPGRFDRQIPVDNPDMEGRKAILRVHAKGKPFTPDVDLDSVARRTPGFSGADLANVINEAALLTARNDKRAISNEFLEESIDRVIAGPERRTRAMSDNEKKITAYHEGGHALVAYALPHSAPVHKVTILPRGRSLGHTLVLPTEDKYTQTRAEMIDTLAYALGGRAAEELVFHEPTTGAGNDIEKASGLARAMVTQYGMSSKLGAVKYGSNNDEPFLGRSMGHERDYSDAVAAEIDQEVRALIELAHDEAWEILVEYRDVLDAMVLELMEKETITQQDMDRICARVQKRAPMSPFNGFGKRLPSEAPPVLTPAERDKLKAQAEADGQVAVGGGNAGPSEPNPNGTSEGTH; encoded by the coding sequence ATGGAACGTACGCGTTTCTTCCGCCGCCCGGTGGTCTGGATCATTCTGGTGATCTTCGGCGCCATCGCGCTGAGCTCATTCTTCACCAGTGGTCCGAGCTACCACCGAGTCAAGACTTCGGTCGTCCTCGATCGACTCAGTCAGCCCAACATCAAGAACGTCGTCCTGCAGGACAAGGAGCAGACGCTCCAGCTCGAGCTCGCCAGTCCGGAGCGCTTCGGCGAGAAGAACTCGGACAAGATCGAGACCCAGTATCCGTACGAGCTGTCCGAGCAGATCTGGAACCAGGTCAAGGAGGCGAAGGCGGCGGGTCGGATCACCGGCACCTTCGACGCCGAGGTCTCCGGTGACAGCATCCTGCTGACCCTGCTGGTCAACCTGCTGCCGATCGCGATCCTGGTGATCCTGCTGCTGCTGTTCATGTCGCAGATGCAGGGTGGCGGCTCCCGCGTGCTCAACTTCGGCAAGTCCAAGGCCAAGATGCTGACCAAGGACATGCCCAAGACGACGTTCGCCGACGTGGCGGGCGCCGACGAGGCCGTCGAGGAGCTCCAGGAGATCAAGGACTTCCTGCAGAACCCCGCGAAATACCAGGCGCTCGGTGCCAAGATCCCCAAGGGCGTCCTGCTCTTCGGCCAGCCCGGTACGGGTAAGACCCTGCTGGCGCGCGCCGTCGCGGGCGAGGCGGGCGTGCCGTTCTACTCGATCTCCGGCTCGGACTTCGTCGAAATGTTCGTGGGTGTCGGCGCGAGCCGCGTCCGCGACCTCTTCGAGCAGGCCAAGGCCAACGCCCCGGCGATCGTCTTCGTCGACGAGATCGACGCCGTCGGCCGCCACCGCGGCGCCGGCATGGGCGGCGGGCACGACGAGCGCGAGCAGACCCTCAACCAACTGCTGGTCGAGATGGACGGCTTCGACACCAAGGGCGGCGTCATCCTGATCGCCGCGACCAACCGGCCCGACATCCTCGACCCCGCGCTGCTGCGCCCGGGCCGCTTCGACCGCCAGATCCCGGTCGACAACCCCGACATGGAGGGCCGCAAGGCGATCCTGCGGGTGCACGCCAAGGGCAAGCCCTTCACGCCCGACGTCGACCTCGACTCGGTCGCCCGGCGCACGCCCGGCTTCTCGGGTGCGGACCTGGCCAACGTCATCAACGAGGCGGCGCTGCTCACCGCCCGCAACGACAAGCGGGCCATCTCCAACGAGTTCCTCGAGGAGTCCATCGACCGGGTCATCGCCGGCCCCGAGCGGCGGACCCGGGCGATGAGCGACAACGAGAAGAAGATCACCGCGTACCACGAGGGTGGGCACGCGCTGGTCGCGTACGCGCTGCCGCACTCCGCGCCGGTGCACAAGGTGACGATCCTGCCTCGCGGCCGTTCCCTGGGCCACACGCTGGTGCTGCCGACCGAGGACAAGTACACCCAGACCCGGGCCGAGATGATCGACACCCTGGCGTACGCGCTGGGCGGCCGTGCCGCGGAGGAGCTCGTCTTCCACGAGCCCACCACCGGCGCCGGCAACGACATCGAGAAGGCATCCGGCCTGGCCCGCGCCATGGTCACCCAGTACGGCATGAGCTCCAAGCTGGGCGCCGTCAAGTACGGCTCCAACAACGACGAACCGTTCCTGGGCCGCTCCATGGGCCACGAGCGGGACTACTCCGACGCCGTCGCCGCCGAGATCGACCAGGAGGTGCGCGCGCTCATCGAGCTGGCGCACGACGAGGCCTGGGAGATCCTGGTCGAATACCGCGACGTCCTCGACGCCATGGTGCTGGAGCTGATGGAGAAGGAGACCATCACCCAGCAGGACATGGACCGCATCTGCGCCCGGGTGCAGAAGCGCGCGCCGATGTCGCCGTTCAACGGCTTCGGCAAGCGGCTTCCCTCCGAGGCGCCGCCGGTCCTGACGCCGGCCGAGCGGGACAAGCTCAAGGCTCAGGCCGAGGCCGACGGCCAGGTCGCGGTCGGTGGCGGCAACGCGGGCCCCTCGGAACCGAACCCGAACGGCACATCGGAGGGCACCCACTGA
- the folE gene encoding GTP cyclohydrolase I FolE, whose product MDSSSTEPDDSDEIDYLAARLVDGKLTGAPVEQAVDLARIEKAVREILIALGEDPDRDGLERTPARVARAYAELFAGLRVDPAKVLTTSFEANHDELVLVRDIEVMSLCEHHLLPFKGVAHIGYIPGVDGRITGLSKLARLVEVFARRAQVQERLTSQIADLLMERLDPRGVIVVLECEHLCMEMRGIRKVGARTVTSAVRGAFQRDGKVRAEAMALINAR is encoded by the coding sequence ATCGACTCGAGCTCGACGGAGCCCGACGACTCCGACGAGATCGACTACCTCGCCGCCCGGCTGGTCGACGGCAAGCTCACCGGGGCACCGGTGGAGCAGGCCGTCGACTTGGCGCGCATCGAGAAGGCGGTCCGGGAGATCCTCATCGCCCTCGGCGAGGACCCCGACCGCGACGGCCTCGAGCGCACCCCGGCCCGGGTCGCCCGGGCCTATGCGGAGCTCTTCGCGGGCCTGCGGGTCGACCCCGCCAAGGTGCTCACCACCTCGTTCGAGGCGAACCACGACGAGCTCGTGCTCGTGCGCGACATCGAGGTGATGAGCCTCTGCGAACACCACCTCCTGCCGTTCAAGGGCGTCGCGCACATCGGCTACATCCCGGGCGTCGACGGCCGCATCACCGGCCTGTCCAAGCTCGCCCGCCTCGTCGAGGTCTTCGCCCGCCGCGCCCAGGTGCAGGAGCGGCTCACCTCCCAGATCGCCGACCTGCTCATGGAGCGGCTCGACCCCCGCGGCGTCATCGTCGTGCTGGAATGCGAGCACCTCTGCATGGAGATGCGCGGCATCCGCAAGGTGGGCGCCCGCACGGTCACCTCGGCGGTCCGCGGCGCCTTCCAGCGCGACGGCAAGGTCCGCGCCGAGGCCATGGCCTTGATCAACGCCCGCTGA
- a CDS encoding FtsK/SpoIIIE domain-containing protein — protein MDSTGRIEQAAALHRQAEATVVAAAAALEGQVAPTADSLEQHRLAEELRAAAGELAPGWLGSPLDALSANAPLGGVSPPQFVRLGVAQPLDDARFPAVVPLLGSGHLTIDADARDPRVAGLLRCLLLRLLAAAPAGSLLVRAVDGTGGGTVFAPFDVLADAGLMSPPAIDRAGLREVLTEAEKWLRPVRGGAVRRGRRDRMMLLVVASLPELTEGADLVRIAALAQQGPESGLHLVVAGWPPPPLTAETTQPPLPRTTQVSVRNPYAVIGNPPGATFGSIPEAVWLNAPVFLDEDPPPHLVDAVCRELAAHSAAASRVTLADLLPEPADGVWPGDAADGLGTTVGHDGDTPVVLQFNDLTPHWMVGGRSGAGKTAFLINVLYGLGTRYSPDELSLYLLDFKEGVSFAEFVPTARDRTWLPHARAVGVESDRQYGLAVLRELDAEMTRRSVAYKRAGVTRFADLRAVAAEEGRGKPMPRVLCVIDEFQVLLAGNDPMAGEAVQLLESLARKGRSYGIHLVLASQTVLGVEALYAKRDSIFGQFPVRIALPGGGDVLEPTNDSAAGLPLGTAVVNTAGGLGGPRGATRGHERIVRFPDPHADRDVLSDLRHKLWGARDPEALPPRIFAGYARQHLADDPTYRAALAGRAGRPSALLGRVIDVNLSTAAFPLDASPGRHLAILGSQAAGAEVLDAAARGVAAFHAPRTARFVISSLVAEGDELARELAAEIGHRQEVVVVDAAGLAAELDLERPGYRVVFGMDAASPGTLPTLRKVLREGPSRGVHLLSWWRGLRRFSEETGGSAGREDVAGLVFLNVPQQDVSLMLGQSLDWQPRENRALLHDRHADRTVTIVPFARPEAER, from the coding sequence GTGGATTCGACGGGGCGGATCGAGCAGGCCGCTGCCCTGCACCGCCAGGCGGAGGCCACCGTCGTGGCGGCTGCCGCCGCACTGGAGGGGCAGGTTGCGCCCACCGCCGATTCGCTGGAGCAGCATCGTCTTGCCGAGGAGTTGCGGGCCGCTGCCGGGGAGCTGGCTCCCGGGTGGCTCGGGTCGCCGCTTGATGCGTTGTCGGCGAATGCTCCGCTCGGCGGCGTTTCTCCTCCGCAGTTCGTCCGGCTGGGGGTCGCGCAGCCGCTCGATGATGCGCGGTTTCCCGCCGTCGTGCCGCTGCTCGGCAGCGGGCATCTGACCATCGATGCCGACGCCCGGGATCCCCGGGTCGCCGGGTTGTTGCGCTGCCTGCTGCTGCGGCTGCTGGCTGCCGCGCCCGCCGGGTCGTTGCTCGTGCGGGCCGTCGACGGCACGGGGGGAGGCACCGTCTTCGCACCCTTCGACGTCCTGGCCGACGCGGGTTTGATGTCGCCGCCGGCCATCGACCGCGCCGGGCTGCGGGAGGTGCTCACCGAGGCCGAGAAGTGGCTGCGTCCCGTGCGCGGTGGTGCCGTCCGTCGCGGCCGTCGCGACCGGATGATGTTGCTGGTCGTCGCGAGCCTGCCGGAGTTGACCGAGGGCGCCGACCTGGTGCGGATCGCCGCGTTGGCGCAGCAGGGGCCCGAGTCCGGCTTGCATCTCGTGGTGGCCGGGTGGCCGCCGCCGCCGCTGACCGCCGAGACCACGCAGCCGCCGCTGCCGCGCACCACTCAGGTGTCGGTGCGTAATCCGTACGCGGTGATCGGCAACCCGCCCGGCGCGACGTTCGGGTCGATCCCGGAGGCGGTCTGGCTCAACGCCCCGGTCTTCCTCGACGAGGATCCGCCGCCGCATCTCGTCGACGCCGTGTGCCGGGAGCTGGCCGCGCATTCCGCCGCCGCCTCGCGGGTGACGCTCGCGGACCTGTTGCCGGAGCCGGCCGACGGGGTCTGGCCCGGCGATGCCGCCGACGGGCTCGGCACCACGGTCGGCCACGACGGCGACACGCCCGTGGTCCTGCAGTTCAACGACTTGACTCCACACTGGATGGTCGGCGGGCGGTCCGGCGCGGGCAAGACGGCCTTCCTCATCAACGTTCTGTACGGCCTGGGCACCCGTTACAGCCCCGACGAGCTCAGCCTGTACCTGCTGGACTTCAAGGAAGGCGTCTCGTTCGCCGAGTTCGTGCCGACCGCCCGGGACCGCACCTGGTTGCCGCACGCGCGCGCCGTCGGTGTCGAGTCCGACCGGCAATACGGCCTGGCGGTGCTGCGCGAGCTCGACGCCGAGATGACCCGGCGGTCGGTGGCGTACAAGCGGGCCGGGGTGACCCGGTTCGCGGATCTGCGCGCGGTGGCGGCCGAGGAGGGCCGCGGCAAGCCGATGCCGCGCGTGCTCTGTGTCATCGACGAGTTCCAGGTGCTGCTCGCCGGCAACGATCCGATGGCCGGCGAGGCGGTGCAGTTGCTGGAGTCGCTCGCGCGCAAGGGCCGCTCGTACGGGATCCATCTGGTGCTGGCGAGCCAGACCGTCCTCGGTGTCGAGGCGCTGTACGCGAAGCGTGACTCGATCTTCGGTCAGTTCCCGGTCCGGATCGCGCTGCCCGGTGGCGGCGACGTCCTGGAGCCCACCAACGACTCGGCGGCCGGGCTGCCGCTCGGCACCGCCGTCGTCAACACCGCCGGCGGGCTGGGCGGCCCGCGGGGCGCGACCCGCGGCCACGAGCGCATCGTGCGCTTTCCCGATCCGCACGCCGACCGGGACGTGCTCAGCGACCTGCGGCACAAGCTGTGGGGCGCCCGGGATCCGGAGGCGCTGCCGCCGCGCATCTTCGCCGGGTACGCCCGTCAGCATCTCGCCGACGACCCCACCTACCGGGCCGCGCTGGCGGGCCGGGCGGGCCGTCCGTCGGCCCTGCTCGGCAGGGTCATCGACGTGAACTTGTCCACTGCGGCCTTCCCGCTCGACGCCTCGCCGGGACGGCATCTCGCGATCCTGGGCTCGCAGGCGGCCGGCGCAGAGGTGCTGGATGCGGCCGCCCGCGGTGTCGCCGCCTTCCACGCTCCCCGGACCGCGAGGTTCGTCATCTCCTCGCTCGTCGCGGAGGGTGACGAGCTCGCCCGGGAGCTGGCCGCCGAGATCGGCCACCGCCAGGAGGTCGTCGTCGTCGACGCCGCCGGGCTGGCCGCCGAGCTGGACCTCGAGCGGCCGGGATACCGCGTGGTCTTCGGCATGGACGCGGCGAGCCCGGGCACGCTGCCGACGCTCCGCAAGGTGCTGCGTGAGGGCCCGAGCCGTGGCGTGCACCTGCTGTCGTGGTGGCGCGGGCTGCGCCGGTTCAGCGAGGAGACCGGCGGCAGCGCGGGCCGCGAGGACGTGGCCGGCCTGGTCTTCCTCAACGTCCCGCAGCAGGACGTGTCCCTCATGCTGGGGCAGAGCCTGGACTGGCAGCCCCGGGAGAACAGGGCGCTGCTGCATGACAGGCACGCCGACCGTACGGTGACGATCGTGCCCTTCGCCCGACCCGAGGCTGAGCGATGA
- a CDS encoding M23 family metallopeptidase, which yields MTAPRPRRIALLVALVATLALLCCGGSISALLLGGFGSDDDLSLYTSGCGTGGPVDPDSKLPRLPPYGPAHMKNAAIIINVGAKLKMPPRAWVIAVATAMQESGLRNLGHLGKENDHDSLGLFQQRPETGWGTPAQVTDPTYAATKFYEKLKTIDGWETMPLTRAAQRVQISAYPDAYAKHEPVATRIVNLLADGAANAVGNSLSMVCASGADIAASGWTSPFAVKAKDEHRWSVGSGFRTAQRPDHHGVDIIAGLNTPVRSVSSGVVSRVMCDETFSGVKDCDRAGYPGKGGCGWMVEIRHAGNIMTRYCHLVKRPDLKVGQRVAAGQVIAYCGSSGNSSGPHLHFEVHRNNDTSSASAEDPVEFMAQRGAPLTGSQ from the coding sequence ATGACCGCGCCACGTCCACGGCGGATCGCTCTGCTGGTGGCCCTCGTGGCCACGCTGGCGTTGCTGTGCTGCGGTGGCAGCATCAGCGCGCTCCTGCTGGGCGGGTTCGGCAGCGACGACGATCTGAGCCTGTACACGTCTGGCTGCGGCACCGGAGGGCCGGTCGATCCGGATTCCAAACTGCCGCGTCTGCCGCCGTACGGGCCAGCACACATGAAGAACGCCGCGATCATCATCAACGTCGGCGCGAAGCTGAAGATGCCGCCGCGAGCCTGGGTCATCGCTGTCGCGACCGCGATGCAGGAGTCCGGTCTGAGGAACCTCGGACATCTGGGCAAAGAGAACGACCACGACTCGCTCGGGCTGTTCCAACAGCGGCCGGAAACCGGGTGGGGCACTCCGGCGCAGGTCACCGATCCCACGTACGCTGCGACCAAGTTCTACGAAAAGCTCAAGACGATCGACGGCTGGGAGACCATGCCACTGACACGCGCCGCGCAAAGGGTGCAGATCAGTGCCTACCCGGATGCGTACGCAAAGCATGAACCCGTCGCCACCCGGATCGTTAATCTGCTCGCGGACGGCGCGGCCAACGCGGTGGGGAACTCGTTGTCAATGGTCTGTGCCTCGGGCGCGGATATCGCCGCCTCGGGGTGGACGAGTCCGTTCGCGGTCAAGGCCAAAGACGAGCACAGGTGGAGCGTCGGGTCCGGGTTCCGCACCGCACAGCGCCCGGACCACCATGGGGTCGACATCATCGCCGGCCTCAATACGCCGGTTCGATCGGTATCCAGCGGCGTCGTCTCGCGCGTCATGTGCGACGAGACGTTCAGTGGGGTGAAAGACTGCGACCGTGCGGGGTATCCGGGCAAGGGTGGGTGCGGCTGGATGGTCGAGATCCGGCATGCCGGCAACATCATGACCCGTTACTGCCACCTGGTGAAACGGCCGGATCTGAAGGTCGGCCAGCGAGTCGCTGCTGGCCAGGTCATCGCGTACTGCGGTTCGAGCGGGAACTCGTCCGGTCCTCACCTGCACTTCGAGGTGCACCGTAACAACGACACCTCCAGCGCCAGCGCGGAAGACCCGGTCGAGTTCATGGCCCAGCGTGGCGCCCCGCTGACCGGTTCACAGTGA